A genomic segment from Salmo trutta chromosome 38, fSalTru1.1, whole genome shotgun sequence encodes:
- the LOC115178633 gene encoding zinc finger protein 420-like: protein MIKLKIHQRTHKGEKSYSCNQCGKSFTTSGSLTLHRRTHTGEKPYSCDQCGKSFTTSGQLTLHQRIHTGEKPYSCNQCGKTFTTSSQLTLHQRIHTGEKPYSCDQCGKSFTTSGSLTLHRRTHTGEKPFSCGQCGKSFGQSSQLTLHQRTHTGEKPYSCGQCGKSFGQSGNLTVHQRRHTGEKLYSCDQCGKSFVTSDQLTLHQRIHTGEKPYSCDQCGKSFTTSGSLTLHWRTHTGEKPYTCGQCGKSFGQSSQLTLHQRTHTGEKPYSCGQCGKSFCQSSNLTVHQRRHTGDKRYSCDQCGKSFVKSDQLTVHQRIHTGEKPYSCDQCGKSFTTSGSLTVHQRTHTGEKPYSCDQCGKSFAKRAGVKIHQRVHTGEKPYSCDQCGKSFTTSGHLTQHQRTHTGEKPYSCGQCGKSFGQSGALTVHQRTHTGEKPYSCDQCGKRFATSSNLTLHQRTHTGE, encoded by the exons Atga taaaacttaaaatacaccagagaacacacaaaggagagaaatcttatagctgtaatcaatgtgggaaaagttttactacatctggctctctgactttacaccggagaacacacacaggagagaaaccttatagctgtgatcaatgtgggaagagttttactacatctggccagctgactttacaccagagaatacacacaggagagaaaccttatagctgtaatcaatgtgggaagacttttactacatctagccagctgactttacaccagagaatacacacaggagagaaaccttatagctgtgatcaatgtgggaagagttttactacatctggctctctgactttacaccggagaacgcacacaggagagaaaccttttagctgtggtcaatgtgggaagagttttggtcagtctagccagctgacattacaccagagaacacacacaggagaaaaaccttatagctgtggtcaatgtgggaagagttttggtcaatctggcaatctgacagtgcaccagagaagacacacaggagagaaactctatagttgtgatcaatgtgggaagagttttgttacatctgaccagctgactttacaccagagaatacacacaggagagaaaccttatagctgtgatcaatgtgggaagagttttacaacatctggctctctgactttaCACTGgagaactcacacaggagagaaaccttatacctgtggtcaatgtgggaagagttttggtcaatctagccagctgacattacaccagagaacacacacaggagagaaaccttatagctgtggtcaatgtgggaagagtttttgtcaatctagcaatctgacagtgcaccagagaagacacacaggagataaacgctatagttgtgatcaatgtgggaagagttttgttaaaTCTGACcagctgacagtacaccagagaatacacacaggagagaaaccctatagctgtgatcaatgtgggaagagttttactacatctggctctctgactgtacaccagagaacacacacaggagagaaaccttatagctgtgatcaatgtgggaagagttttg ccaaaaggg caggcgttaaaattcatcagagagtccacacaggagagaaaccttatagctgtgatcaatgtgggaagagttttactacatctggccatctgactcaacaccagagaacacacacgggagagaaaccttatagctgtggtcaatgtgggaagagttttggtcaatctggagctctgacagtgcaccagagaacacacacaggagagaaaccttatagctgtgatcaatgtgggaagagatttgctACATCCAGCAAtctgacactacaccagagaacacacacaggagag